A genomic window from Cytobacillus suaedae includes:
- a CDS encoding LLM class flavin-dependent oxidoreductase encodes MRYGFWLPIFGGWLRNVEDENMPATFEYAKEVIQSAEEWGYDTTLIAELYLNDIKGPERDSLEAWSTAAALAAVTKKIEIMTAIRPGFHNPAVAAKMAANIDQISNGRFTLNVVSAWWEEEARQYGGVFTEHDERYDRTEEFIDVLKGLWTEEVFNYEGNFYSVKNAVLSPKPVQRPNPILYAGGESPRGKQTITNKCDAYVMHGGTVEEVSAKINDMKQRRAQTGNAPFQSFGMAAYIVCRDTEEEAQAELNRITDVKESSGYAGYNDFVSKSQLEQQIKLYDYSVSNRGLRPNLIGTPEQIAQKIIEYEEAGVDLLLLQFSPQLEEMERFSKQVMPLVEALKEAKVQE; translated from the coding sequence ATGAGATATGGATTTTGGTTACCGATTTTTGGTGGATGGTTACGAAATGTTGAAGATGAAAATATGCCAGCTACATTCGAGTACGCAAAAGAAGTTATCCAATCAGCAGAAGAGTGGGGGTATGATACAACTCTGATTGCTGAACTATACTTAAATGATATTAAAGGGCCAGAGCGTGATTCTTTAGAAGCATGGTCAACAGCTGCAGCTTTAGCAGCTGTGACAAAGAAAATTGAAATCATGACGGCCATTCGACCTGGGTTTCATAATCCTGCAGTTGCAGCAAAGATGGCAGCAAACATTGATCAAATTAGTAATGGAAGATTTACATTAAATGTTGTATCGGCATGGTGGGAAGAAGAGGCAAGACAATATGGTGGGGTTTTCACAGAGCATGATGAGCGATATGATCGAACAGAGGAATTTATAGATGTGCTAAAGGGATTATGGACAGAAGAAGTATTTAACTATGAAGGAAACTTTTATTCTGTCAAAAATGCTGTTCTATCACCTAAGCCAGTTCAAAGACCAAACCCTATTCTTTATGCTGGTGGTGAAAGCCCTAGAGGCAAACAAACAATTACGAACAAGTGTGATGCGTATGTTATGCATGGGGGAACTGTTGAAGAAGTATCTGCTAAAATAAATGATATGAAACAGAGAAGAGCACAAACTGGCAATGCACCTTTCCAGTCGTTTGGAATGGCTGCATACATCGTTTGTCGTGATACAGAGGAAGAGGCACAAGCAGAGCTAAATCGCATTACGGATGTAAAAGAATCAAGTGGCTATGCGGGGTATAATGACTTTGTTAGTAAATCACAGTTAGAACAACAAATTAAGCTTTATGACTACTCTGTTTCTAATCGAGGGTTAAGACCTAATCTAATTGGTACTCCGGAACAGATTGCCCAAAAAATTATTGAATATGAAGAGGCTGGTGTGGATTTGTTACTACTTCAATTTTCACCACAACTTGAAGAAATGGAACGCTTTTCAAAGCAAGT